Genomic DNA from Mobula birostris isolate sMobBir1 chromosome 18, sMobBir1.hap1, whole genome shotgun sequence:
TTCATCAATGTCTGTTCCTATAATTATTTACTTTTACTGTCACTGAATATTCTGAGTTCACTCACAAGTGACAGAAGaaaaaatatatgaagagtaaagccAATACCAATTAGCCCAACCAAATACCGATGTATACACCAGGCTTGcaaagaattcaaaatgtagcATCCAAATCAAGTGTTCTCACAACCATCTAGCTGGTGACAAGTGAGTGTGAGACGTTTCCTGTGAAAATATCTCACCGCTCTTGGATTGTAATAGGTCATTTGCTGCTTCATTTAGCAGTTTATATTCCAGTAGGACTCAGATGCAGCGGCCACCCAAAtgtgtttttgtcttttttaaacgcCTCTTTTATGATTGCAAAGCACTGCTGGACATTCCTACCACATGTGAGGGTTGCTCGTTAGCAGAAGGGCTAGAGTCGATGCAGACCACAttgctgcctgctacagaaatGCACCGGGGTAGGTGTGcaaaggcagtgtgcagtgtaacagcgAGTGATTGCCAGACCCGGTTGGACGTTGGTAacatagaatactgcaagtctggttcactggctTATTGGAAAGAGCGACAGCaagggagctgtgtggcctcagttgtagcaCGGACTATGCCTCATGCCACGTTTTCGCCTGTTGCAGCTGCCAGGAGGGGAGACGCTGGGTGCGGTGGGGCACAGCATCTGTGCTGGATAGGGGGCTGACCCGACTgttagtgctgccctccagtgttcatttGGTGCATGACAAGCTGGATTACATGCATGCATTTGTCTGCGGACTGCTGAGGGCTTGTTCTTGCCAACATTCATGCTCCATCAATCTGAGGGACATGTCActtagggacttgggctatattttttTTGTATGACTGTATGCTtactgctatcttgtatgtgcaaCGTGGTCTTGTATGTCACTctgcccactcccccacctccctcatggttccgcctccttctactacccattgtgttttcccctattccttcttcacctttcctgcctatcccctccctgcttcccctcccccacccctttatctttccccttactggtttttcacctggaacccaccagccttctccttcccaccctccctccaccttcttcatagggcctctgccccttccccctacagtcctgacgaagggttccggcccgaaacgtcgaccgatcttttccacagatgctgcccgacctgctgtttATGACTATTGGTacagtgttttgcatcttggccctgaCGGAACGCtgctttgtttggctgtattcattggtattcacgcatggttgaatgataattcaacttgaatttgaactaaagataatcattatgattcaggaacagcttctcccctctgccatccgattcatgaatggacgttgaacccttggacactacctcacttttttaatttatactatttgttttttgcacaatttttaatctattcaagatacgtatactgtaattgatttgtacttatttttttcttctgtattatgtattacattgaactgctgctgctaagttaacaaatttcatgatacatgctggtgataataaacctgattctgatggtttTTTTGTAATGGGTAAGGGTTTAAAGAATGGGGGCAGCATTGCATGCCATGTGCCTATAAAATTTTTTCACATTCTATCTTGGGCACGTCTGATAGATTCATCTCTACTGGAAACCCCTCCAATTCCACAAAGGCATAAACTGGGAGATCAACAAAACAGAATGAAGAGACCAAAGCTTCAAGCAGTAAATGAACAGTATTTGTCGAATGAAGATGGGAGAGAGAAGTCGGAGAGTTGTAGTGCTAGAATACACCCATGAAACATACCCAACACATAAATGGGGGTGATATTGGTCCACCAGATACTTGAAGAAGTTGCCCAGAGTCCCAAGCTCTTTGTACGGTATGCTCTCCGGCCAAAACACCTGTAGCTGAAAAGAACAACAACCCATGTTTTTCAAAGTAACAAATAAAAAAAACCTCATCCAATATTTAGGAGAAACATCTTCACCCAGACAGAAATGAGTGGGTAGCAGTCATAACCATATGAAgcaattcctcgtgtttgcgagccTTTTAACTTGCTATTTTGCAGAACAAATGGTGTTCTCGCTGCACATTTTTATCCCCGGTCTGTGAACGCAGTCCTAACCAAGCAGGACGTCTGAAACCAGGCAGATACATTTTAAGCAGACTTACAGTGAAATAACCAAAGGCTCCAGTGATGACAGCCATCCAGAAGAGACTGACCCTTTTAAAGTAAGCACCAGAGACCTCGGCAGGCATTCTTTCCACGGGTTCTGATCACCAGCTTCCCTGTCAAACAATTA
This window encodes:
- the tmem254 gene encoding transmembrane protein 254 isoform X1 — encoded protein: MPAEVSGAYFKRVSLFWMAVITGAFGYFTLQVFWPESIPYKELGTLGNFFKYLVDQYHPHLCVGYWVAWLVHFAEALYSIKLCSDKGITSLRARVKWAFQTCLFGTASLQQLCSYKPEQKEK
- the tmem254 gene encoding transmembrane protein 254 isoform X2, translated to MPAEVSGAYFKRVSLFWMAVITGAFGYFTLQVFWPESIPYKELGTLGNFFKYLVDQYHPHLCVGYWVAWLVHFAEALYSIKLCR